CGTGCGATATGCGCGAACGCATCATAGCCACGCGGGGGCAGCCATTCGTCTGGGCGCGGGATCGCTCCCGCGCTCAAGCAGCCAACCCGGGCGGTCACGGGACCAACCGGTCCCTACCCTCCCTTGCGGAAAGGCGCGCCGCCCCTATTCGGCCTTGCTCCGGGTGGGGTTTGCCATGCGGGCTGCGTTGCCGCCGCCCCGGTGCGCTCTTACCGCACCCTTTCACCCTTGCCTGACCGGGTCAGGCGGTCTGCTCTCTGTGGCACTTTCCCTGTGGTCGCCCACGGCGGGCGTTACCCGCCACCCTCGGTTGGTGGAGCCCGGACTTTCCTCGTCCAACGACCCGCTCATCCTGAGCCTGTCGAAGGACGCGGCTGCCCGGCCCTCTGGCACGCGCGCCATAGCACGCGAGATGCGCGAATAGAACGGCCTATCGCGTCTGCCCGCGGTCGCGGTCGAGCAGCAGCTGGAACAGGATGGCACGGATCTGTCCGTCGATCTCGCCGTCGATCTTCTCGGGCCGCCAGCGGCGCTGGAACGCCTCTACCGCCTTGTGCCCATCGGAAATGTCGTAACCGAACCGTTCGAGCGCGAGGTAGAACGCGCCGTCGTTGTCGAACGGGTCGCCCAGCTCCAACTTTTCCGGCTTGGGCAGGCACAGGTGGTATTCGGCCAGCCGGTCCCACGGAAACAGCTCGCCCGGATCGATCTTGCGCGGCGGGGCGACATCGGAATGGCCGACCACGTTGGCGCGCGGGATGTCGTATTCCTTCACGATGCGCGCCAGCAGCGGCACCAGCGCTTCGAACTGCGCGTCGGAAAACGGGCGATAGCCCAGCGCATGGCCCGGATGGTCGAGCTCGATCCCGATGGAGATACCGTTCACGTCCGTGTGTCCGCGCCAGTAGGACACGCCGGCATGCCAGGCGCGCTTGTCTTCCGGCACCAGCCGCGTGACCTCCCCGCTTTCGGAAATCAGGTAATGGGCCGAAACCTTGGCGTCGGGATCGCACAGCCGCGCCTCGGCACTCGCCGCGTCCTCCATCTCGGTATAGTGGAGCACAACCATCGAGATCGCCTCCGACCGCTCGTCGTAATTGGGCGACAGCGCTTCGCGGTGGACCAGCTCGTCGGCCACGGCGCTATCCGATCAGCCCGTCGGTATCGGTCGGCAATTCCGCACCGAGGACGAGCGAGCCTTCGCCGAGGTGGTATTGGAGTCCGCCGCCGTCCGCTTCGGCCAGTTCGCACAGCATGAAGGCGGGCGCGGTTCGGCTGGTCAGCTCGCCTTCGCCCGACAGCGCCTTGCCGATGGTTTGGTCGAAGGCGATCTTTGGGCCGGTCGCGCGCACCACGATCTCCGTCGCGCCTCCGCGCATTTCCGCCCCGATGTCGAGCGTGCCGCCGCGCACCAGCGCATCGAGGCCCATCTGCGCGAAGTTGAGCAGCACTTTCACTGCGCCCTTCGGCAGGCGCGCGGTGGCGAGCGCCCAGTTGGCCTCGACCCGTTCGTTCTTGGCGACCAGCGCATCCACCAGCGCACGCGGCTCGTCCACGTCGATCATGTCGCCGAAACCGCCCGCGGCCCCAAATGCGAGGCGGAAGAACTTGAGCTTGTCGGTCGATATCTGCGCGCTCTGTTCGAGCAGTTCGAAACACCGGTCGCGCATGTCCGGGTCCTTCTCGTCCGAGAGCAGTTCCAGCCCGTTCGACAGCGCGCCGACAGGACTGAGCAGGTCGTGGCAAAGCTTGGAACACAGCAGGCTGGCCAGCTGGACGGGATCGATATCGCTCATGGAAAAACAGGTCCGCTTGATCGGCTAATTCGCATCCCCGACGTCCTAGAGGAAATTTGCCGCGCTGCCACCCGTCCTTTTGCGCGCCTCCGCTCTGTGCCGGTCAGGAGAGGCGCGCGAAATTCGCCGCCCCGGGCGCGGGCTTGCGCGTGGCCGTAGGCTCAGGCGCGCGGCCCGGCTCCGCACCGAGCATGTCGGCGAGGTCCGCCAGCCGTTCCTCGTAGCGGCGGTAGAATACCAGCTTGGCTTCCTTGCGCGTTTCCACCAGCCCGGCCTTGCGCAGCACGCCGAGCTGCTGCGACAACGCGGGCTGGCCGATGCCGGTCGCGGCCTCGATCTCCCCGACGTTGCGCTCGCCGGCTTTCAGCAGGTCGAGGATGCGCAGGCGCGAAGGGTGGCCGATGGCCTTGAAAGCATCGACCGCCTCGTCCTCGGTGAGAGCGGCATCGCTCACCGGCGCTCGCCCTTCCGCGGCGTCGCCTCGCGCAGGAACCAGTCCGCCTGCCCCTCGGCCGCGAAGACCTCGTCGATATCCTGCGCAGGCGGCCGCAACAGCGCATCGCCCGCCTGCCAATTGGCCGGGGCCACGCCTTCGGCGGCGTCGATCGCCTGCAGCGCGTCGAGCGTGCGCAGCATTTCGGGGATCGAACGCCCGACGCTGGCGGGATAACAGCTCAACGCACGGATCGTGCCGGCAGGGTCGATGAAGAAGGTCGTGCGCACCGTCGCACTGTCGCTGTCCTGCGCGCAGACCATGCCATAGGCGCGGCCGACGACCAGCGTCGGGTCCTCCACGATCGGAAAGCGCACTTCGACATCGAACCGGTCGCGGATCATGCGCAGCCACGCGAAGTGGGAAAAGAGGCTGTCTACCGACAGGGCCATCAGCGCGCAGTCGCGTGCATCGAAGGCCGCCGCCTCGCGCGCCAGGGCGACGAATTCGGTCGTGCAGACCGGCGTGAAATCCGCCGGGTGGGAGAACAGGACCAGCCAGCGACCACGAAAATCGGAAAGGCGCACCGGCCCCGCCGTGCTGCGCGCCTCGAAATCGGGCGCGGTATCGCCGATGCGCAAAGGCCGCAGAGCCGGGCCGGTAGGGGCTGCGTTGTCCATGACGGACGATCTATCCCCTTGACTCGCGGATTGCAATACATATACACGATTTATGAAATCGAAGGAGTTATTTCATGTCTGACGCAGACGCAGCGCTCCAGGCGGCCCGCGACCAGATCGGGCGCGCCGCGGGCGAAAAGACGCTCCGCCCCTCGATCGCGGGCTTTTTCGACGAGGCCACCAATGCGGTAAGCTACGTCGTCCACGACCCGGAAACATGCGAAGCCGCGATTATCGATTCGGTGCTGGACTACGAAGCGGCCGCCGGGCGCACGTCCCATGGCTCGGCGGAGCGCATCATCGACTACGTCACTTCGAGCAATCTGCAAGTAACATGGCTGATCGAGACGCACGCCCATGCCGACCACATCTCTGCCGCGCCCTATTTACAGGACAAGCTCGGCGGGAAGCTTGCCATCGGCAAGGACATCGTTCGCGTGCAGGAAGTCTTCGGCAAGCTGTTCAACGCCGGCACCGATTTCGAGCGCGACGGATCGCAATTCGACAAGCTGTTCTCGGACGGCGAGACCTTCTCGCTCGGCCAGATCGAGGGCATCGCGCTCCACGTCCCTGGCCATACGCCGGCCGACATGGCCTTCATCATCGGCGATGCGGCCTTCGCGGGCGACACGATTTTTATGCCCGATTTCGGCACGGCGCGGGCGGACTTCCCGGGCGGCGATGCGCGCGAGCTGTTCCGGTCTATCCGCCGCCTGCTTTCCCTGCCCGACGACACGCGGCTGTTCCTGTGCCACGATTACAAGGCGCCGGGTCGCGACGAATATGCGTGGGAGACCACCGTGGGCCAGCAGCGGCGCGAGAACGTGCATGTGAAGGACGGCGTGACCGAGGACGAGTTCTTCCAGATGCGCACGACGCGGGACAAGACGCTCGCCATGCCCGAACTCATCATGCCGTCGGTGCAAGTCAATATTCGCGGCGGCCGCCTGCCGGAGCCGGAGGATAACGGCGTCAGCTACATCAAGATTCCGGTGAACGCGGTATGAGCCTGCCCGGTTTTCCCGACGCGGCTCCGCTCGCAGGGCTCGGCGGCGGCATCCTCATCGGCCTCGCCGCTGCACTGATGCTGCTGGGCGCAGGCCGCATTGCCGGCGTGTCCGGCATCTTCGCGCGCGCAACCGGCCTCAGCGACAGCGGCATGTCGAAACCCGGCGCATGGATGTTCGTCCTCGGCCTACCGCTCGGCGCCTTCATCGTCGCGCTCGCAACCGGCGGCCTGCCGGCGAACTTCGCCAGTCCGGCCTACCTCGTCGTCGCCGGCCTGCTGGTCGGCATCGGGACCCGTCTCGGCAGCGGCTGCACCAGCGGCCACGGCGTGTGCGGGGTCAGCCGCCTGTCGCAGCGGTCGCTCGTCGCGACGGTCACTTTCATGGCTGCCGGCATCGCCACTGTGGCGCTGATGAACACGCTGGGCATGGAGGTCCTGCCATGATCCGCCGCATCCTTCCCCCGCTGCTTTCGGGAACGCTGTTCGGCGCCGGCCTTGCGCTTGGCGGGATGACGGATCCGGCGCGCGTGCGCGGCTTCCTCGACCTGTTCGGCGACTGGGATCCGACACTGGCCTTCGTGATGGGCGGCGCAGTCATCGTGATGGCGATCGCGTGGCGCTTCCAGCCACGCATGGCCCATCCGCTGTTCGCCGAGAAATTCGCCCTGCCCGACCGCAGCGACCTGACCCCGAAACTGATCGGCGGCGCAGCCCTGTTCGGGATCGGCTGGGGTATCGCCGGCCTGTGCCCCGGACCCGGCCTCGCCGCGCTGGTGATCGAACCGGCATCGGCCGCGTTCTTCGTAGCCGCCATGCTTGCCGGCATGGGCATCGTCCGGCTGGTCGAAAAGGATTGAGGAGAGCAGGCATGACCGAGACGAAGAAGCACCAGATCGTGATTGCAGGGGGCGGCTCGGCCGGGATCGCCACGGCTGCATCGCTGCTGAAGCGGCGCGCCGGGCTCGACATCGCCATCGTCGAACCGCGCGAGGAGCACTACTACCAGCCCGGCTGGACGATGGTCGGCGGCGGCGTGTTCGTCAAGGAAGAGACTTGCCGCAGCGAAGCCTCGGTCATGCCGGAGGCGGTCACGTGGATCAAACAGGCCGTCCGGGGCTTCGACCCCGAGGTTAAGACCGTCGATCTCGCCGATGGAACCCGCCTCGCCTACGACCTGCTGATCGTGGCGATGGGCAACCGCCTCGCCTGGGAAGAGGTCGAGGGGCTGGAGGAGACGCTCGGCAAGAACGGCGTCACGTCCAATTACCGCTACGACCTTGCCCCCTATACCTGGGAGCTGGTGCAGCAGACCCGCAAGGGCCGCGCGCTGTTCACCCAGCCGCCGATGCCGATCAAATGCGCAGGCGCGCCGCAAAAGGCGATGTACCTGTCCTGCTCCGAATGGGAAAAGCGGGGCGTGCTCGGCGATATAGAGGTCGAGTTCCACAACCAGGGCGGCGTGCTGTTCGGCGTGGGCGACTATGTGCCCGCGCTGATGGAATATATCGAACGCTACGGCGTCGATCTCAATTTCGGCAGCAACCTCGTGCGGGTGGACGGTGCGGCGAAGACCGCGTGGTTCGCGACCGAGGACGGCGAAGTCGAGCGCACGTTCGACATGCTCCACGTCTGCCCGCCGCAAAAGGGCAACGCGGTAGTCGCCGCCAGCGCGCTCGCGAACGAGGCCGGCTATGCCGATGTCGACCAGCATAGCCTGCAGCACACGAGATATCCCGATGTCTTCGCGCTCGGCGATTGTTCCAGCACCCCCAATGCCAAGACCATGGCCGCCGCGCGCAAGCAGGCGCCTGTGGCGGCGGTCAACGCCCTCGCGCAGCTGGATGGCAAGCCGATGGCGGCGCAATACGATGGCTATGGCAGCTGCCCGCTGACGGTCGAGAACGGCAAGATCGTGCTGGCCGAATTCGGCTATGGCGGCGTGCTGAAACCCAGCTTCCCGCGCTGGCTGCTCGACGGGACGCGCCCGTCGAAAGCGGCATGGAAGCTGAAAGCGAATGTCCTGCCCTCGATCTACTGGAACGCCATGCTCAAGGGCCGCGAGTGGATGGCCAAACCCGTCGGCATGGCCTGAACGCGGAAAGACCTGCCCCCATGCTGTCGCGCTATTTCCCGATCCTCGAGTGGGGGCGGAGCTACAACCGGTCGGTGCTGACGAACGACCTGATGGCGGCGGTGATCGTCACCATCATGCTGATCCCGCAGAGCCTCGCCTATGCGCTGCTGGCGGGGCTGCCGCCGGTCGTGGGCCTGTATGCCAGCATCCTGCCGCTGGTGCTTTATGCCTTTTTCGGCACCAGCCGCACGCTTGCCGTGGGCCCGGTGGCGGTGATCAGCCTGATGACCGCCAGCGCGGCAGGCGCGGTCGCGGCGCAGGGGACGGCGGAGTATCTGGAGGCGGCGGTGACGCTCGCCATGCTGTCCGGCGTGATGCTGGCGGTGCTGGGGCTGCTGCGCGCAGGCTTTCTTGCCAATCTCCTGTCCCACCCCGTCATCAGCGGGTTCATCACCGCCAGCGGTATCCTGATCGCGACGAGCCAGCTGAAGCATATCCTGGGCATCAAGGCGGGCGGCGACAACTGGCCCGACATGCTCGGCTCGCTGGCCGCCGGGATCGCGCAGACCGACCCGTGGACGCTCGCCATCGGCATCCCCGCCACGCTGTTCCTGTTCTGGGTCCGCAAGGGCGGCAAGCCCGCCCTGCAGCACCTCGGCCTGCCTCCGCGCGCGGCCGACATGACCGCCAAGGCCGGACCGGTCGCAGCCGTCGCGCTGACGATCCTCGCGGCGGTGCTGCTCGACCTCGGCGACAAGGGCGTGAACCTCGTCGGCGCGATCCCGCAGGGCCTGCCGCCTTTCGCCTTGCCCTCTGCCGACCTCTCCCTGATCGAGAAGATGTGGGTACCCGCGCTGCTGATCTCGATCATCGGCTTCGTCGAAAGCGTCTCGGTCGCGCAGACGCTGGCCGCCAAGCGCCGCCAGCGCATTTCGCCGGACCAGGAGCTGATCGGCCTAGGCGCCGCGAATATCGCCAGCGCCTTTTCCGGCGGCTACCCGGTCACCGGCGGTTTCGCCCGCTCGGCAGTGAATTTCGACGCTGGCGCGGAGACACCCGCGGCCGGCGCCTTCACCGCCGTCGGCATCGCGCTTGCCACGCTGTTCCTCACCCCGCTGCTGTTCAGCCTGCCCATCGCCACGCTGGCGGCGACGATCATCGTGGCGGTGCTCAGCCTCGTCGACCTGAAGACACCCGGCCAGCTGTGGCGCTATTCCAAGGCCGATTTCGCGGCCCATGTCGCCACCATCGGTATCACGCTGGTCGCGGGCGTGGAACTGGGCGTGATCGCCGGGGTCGCGGTCGGCCTGCTGCTTTACCTGTGGCGGGCGAGCCGCCCCCATGCTGCCATCGTCGGCCGCGTGCCGGAGACCGAGCATTTCCGCAATGTGGAGCGGCACGAGGTCTTCACCGTGCCGCACGTCCTTTCCATCCGCATCGACGAGGCGCTGACGTACCTCAACGCCCGCTGGCTGGAGGAATACGTGCTGGAGCGGGTGGCCGAGAAGCCGGAGCTGCGCCACGTCATCCTGATGTGCAACGCGGTGAACGAGATCGACGCCTCAGGCCTCGAAAGCCTGGAGGCGATCAACCACCGGCTGGAAGATGGCGGGATAGGCCTCCACCTGTCCGAAGTGAAAGGCCCGGTCATGGACCGGCTGAAGCGCACCGACTTCCTCGAAGAGCTTAACGGCAAGGTTTACTTGTCGCAGAACCGCGCCTTCGACGAACTGGTGCGCGACGATGGCGCGCCGGGGCTGCCGCAGGACCATTTCCTGGCCCGCGGGATGATCTGACAGTTGCACTCCAGGCAAGCGCGGTTGCCTGCTTTGCGCTGCCGCGCGAACCGCAACTGATGTAAGGGATCGGCTCATGTTCGAACACCTCGACGCCCTGCTGCTCGCGCGGATCCAGTTCGCCTTTACAGTCAGCTTCCATTTCTTCTTCCCGGCCTTTTCCATCGGCCTCGCCAGCTACCTGATGGTGCTGGAAGGATTGTGGCTGAAGACCGGCAAGCAGCTCTATCTCGACCTGTTCAAATACTGGCTGAAGATCTTCGCCATCGCCTTTGCCATGGGCGTCGTCTCCGGCATCGTGATGAGCTACCAGTTCGGCACCAACTGGTCGGTCTTTTCCGACCTTGCCGGCCCGGTGATCGGGCCGCTGATGGCTTACGAGGTTTTGACCGCCTTCTTCCTGGAGGCAGGCTTCCTCGGCGTGATGCTGTTCGGGATGAACAAGGTCGGCAAGAAGCTGCACTTCGCTGCCACCTGCATGGTCGCACTCGGCACGTTCGTGTCCGCCTTCTGGATCCTGTCGGTCAACAGCTGGATGCAGACGCCGACGGGGTACGAGATGGGCGCAAACGGGCAGTTCATGCCGGGCGCGAGCTGGTGGGACATCATCTTCAACCCCAGCTTCCCCTACCGCCTCGTCCACACGGTGATGGCGGCCTACCTCACCACCGCATTCGTGGTCGGCGGGGTCGGCGCGTGGCACCTGCTCAAGGACCGGACGAACGCCCACGCGCGCAAGATGTTCTCCATGGCCATGTGGATGGCCGCCATCGTCACGCCGCTGCAGATCGCGGCGGGCGATGCACACGGCCTCAACACGCTGGAGCACCAGCCGCAGAAGGTCATGGCCATGGAAGGCCATTTCCAGAGCCATCCGGACGGCGCGCCGCTGATCCTGTTCGGCATCCCGGACAGCGAGGCGAAGACGGTGCGTTACGCGATCGAGATACCCAAGCTGTCCTCACTGATCCTGAAGCACGACCTCGACGCGCCGCTCGCCGGGCTCGACACGATCCCCGATGACGAGGAGCCGCCCGTCGGCGTTGTCTTCTGGTCGTTCCGGGTGATGGTCGGCATCGGTTTCGCGATGCTCGGCATCGGGCTGTGGAGCCTCTACGCCCGCACCCGGAAGAAACTGTACGAGTGGACCTGGCTGCACCGCGCCGCGCTGCTGATGGCACCGTCGGGCTTCGCCGCCGTCCTGGCCGGCTGGATCACCACCGAAGTCGGCCGCCAGCCCTATGTCATCTACGGCGTGCTGCGCACCGCGGACGCGGCCAGCCCGCTCGACGCGCCGGCCGTGGCCGCTTCGCTGCTGGCTTTCATCCTCGTCTATTTCACCGTGTTCGGCATCGGCGTGTGGTACATCCTGCGCCTGATGAGCCAAACGCCGCATGTGGGCGAGAGCGGCGTCAAGCGCGGCGACACCGGACCGATCCGCACCGCCGGCATCACGCCGGGCCCGACGCAGAACCCGGGCGACGACGATGCGCTGCCGCGTTCGAAGGAGGAGGCGGAATAATGGACCTCACCGTCGTCTGGGCCTTCATCATCGCCTTTGCCGTCTTCGCCTATGTCGTGATGGACGGGTTCGACCTCGGCATCGGCATCCTATTCCCCACCTTCGCCCCCGGGCGGGAGCGCGACCGGGCAATGAATTCCATCGCGCCCGTGTGGGACGGCAACGAGACCTGGCTGGTGCTGGGCGGCGGCGGGCTGTTTGCCGCCTTCCCGCTGGCCTATGCGGTGATCCTCCCGGCGACCTATCCGCTGATCATCGCCATGCTGCTGGGCCTCGTCTTCCGCGGCGTGGCCTTCGAATACCGCTGGCGCGACCCCGCGCACCGCGGCTTCTGGGACGCGGCCTTTACCGGCGGGTCCTTCGTCGCCGCGCTGGCGCAGGGCATGGTGCTGGGGGCGCTGCTGCAGGGCGTGGAAGTGTCCGGCCGCGCCTACGCGGGCAGCTGGTTCGACTGGCTGACCCCCTACACGCTCCTGTGCGGGCTGGGCACGGTGGCGGGCTACGCCCTGCTCGGCAGCACGTGGCTGATCTGGAAGCTGGACGGCGAAGGGCAGGCCCATGCCCGCACGCTGGCCTTCAAGGCGGCACTGGCGACCATTGCGCTGATGGGCGCGGTCAGCCTCTACAACGTGTTCCTCAACGCCGAGTATGCCGAGCGCTGGCTGACCGCGCCGGAGATCTATTTCGCCGCCCCGGTGCCGATCCTCACCGGCTTCGTCGCGTGGAGCATCGTGCGTGCCGTGAGGACGGAGCGCAACAGCAAGCCTTTCTGGCTCAGCCTCGCGCTGTTCTTCCTCGGCATGGCGGGGCTCGGAGTGACCATGTGGCCCTATGTCGTCCCGCCCGGCCTCACCATCTGGGACGCCGCCGCGCCGGAGCGCAGCCAGATTTTCATGCTGGTAGGCGTTGCGATCACCATGCCGCTGATCATCGCCTACACCGCCTGGGCTTACTGGGTTTTCCGCGGCAAGGTGGCCGGCGAAGGGTATCACTGACATGCGCTCATGCACCGAAGCGGTAGCGCGAAAGGAGCCGACTCAGGAAACCGAGGCACCCCTGTGGCAGCGCCTCGCCTGGATGGCCGCGATCTGGGCGATCGGCGTGGCCGTGCTCGGCCTCGTCGCATGGATCCTGCGGCTGTGGATCGCGCCCTGACCCACGCAGGCTTCGACAAGCCCAACGCTGGCGCGCTATGGCGCGCGGCGCAATGGCGAACGAGACGCACATAGACGGCACGATTGCCACCACGGACCGGCTCGACAAGACGCTGGCCGAGGCGACCGGCCTGTCGCGCGCACGGGTTCAGGCGCTGATCGCCGACGGCGCCGTCACGGTGGACGGGGAGCCGGCGACGAGCGCCAAGGCGAAGGTGCGCGCCGGCGCGACGTACGCTGTCGAACTGCCCCCTCCCGAACCGCTGGCAGCGATCCCGCAGGACATCCCCGTGCCCATCGTGTTCGAGGACGCGCATCTCGTGGTGGTCGACAAGCCTGCAGGCATGGTGGTGCACCCCGCCGCCGGCAATCCGGACGGTACGCTGGTCAACGCGCTGCTGCACCATTGCCGCGGCAGCCTCAGCGGCATCGGCGGAGTCGCGCGGCCCGGCATCGTCCACCGGATCGACAAGGACACGTCGGGCCTGCTGGTGGTGGCCAAGAGCGATGCGGCGCACGAAGGGCTGGCGCGGCAGTTCGCCGACCATTCGCTCACCCGCGCGTACCTCGCGCTGGTCGGCGGGGTGCCGGTGCCGCCATCCGGCACGATCGATGCGCGGCTCGGCCGCAGCGACCGGGATCGTAAGAAAATGGCCGTCCTTGCGCCCGATTCGCAGCGCGGGAAGCATGCCGTAACCCATTACCGGACCATAAAAACTTTTCCCGCAGCAAGTCTGCTTGAATGCCGGCTGGAAACAGGGCGCACCCACCAGGTCCGCGTTCACTGCGCGTCAATCGGCCATGCGCTATTAGGGGACCCTGTCTATGGCCGGACTCCCGCCCCATTACGCCGCCTTCTCAGAGACTTGGCGTTCACCCGCCAGGCGCTCCATGCAGCCGAGCTCGGTTTCGTCCATCCCGTCACCGGCGACGAGTTGCATTTTATCAGCGATTTACCGCCCGACATGGCGGAACTGATCGAGCGGGTTTCTGGTTCTTATTAAGGAAATTTGCGGGCCATCGCGCAAGAAATATCGTATAAGGATTTCACCGAGTGACCGTGCACGCAGGATGCCCATCAGGGGTCCTTGCACCAGCGGTCGACAATGAAAGGTCAGGGAAAGACGTGAGCAATACGAAACGACCAACAGTGCCAGCACTGGGCGGGGAGCAGAGCCTCAACCGCTACCTATCCGAAATCAAGAAGTTCCCCGTACTGACGGCAGAGCAGGAATACATGCTCGCCAAGCGGTACGAGGAGCATGAGGACAGCGAAGCTGCAGCGCAGCTCGTC
This sequence is a window from Alteriqipengyuania flavescens. Protein-coding genes within it:
- a CDS encoding RluA family pseudouridine synthase; the protein is MANETHIDGTIATTDRLDKTLAEATGLSRARVQALIADGAVTVDGEPATSAKAKVRAGATYAVELPPPEPLAAIPQDIPVPIVFEDAHLVVVDKPAGMVVHPAAGNPDGTLVNALLHHCRGSLSGIGGVARPGIVHRIDKDTSGLLVVAKSDAAHEGLARQFADHSLTRAYLALVGGVPVPPSGTIDARLGRSDRDRKKMAVLAPDSQRGKHAVTHYRTIKTFPAASLLECRLETGRTHQVRVHCASIGHALLGDPVYGRTPAPLRRLLRDLAFTRQALHAAELGFVHPVTGDELHFISDLPPDMAELIERVSGSY